The proteins below are encoded in one region of Edaphobacter bradus:
- a CDS encoding twin-arginine translocase TatA/TatE family subunit, with protein MPSLGDSAFIFLLALLLFGPKKLPELARQLGKLMAEFRRASNEFKMQMEEELRMAEQAEQQKKIAAMEAAAPAAPALTEGTVTENTIAAPVNDAPEALPSGTEPLPIATSGELNMMPPSTGLPVANDSVAHAFDSVPHVADPDLPPAAAVSESTLAHETAVFDRSEGHTPDAPDHFPNEAPIHG; from the coding sequence ATGCCGAGCCTCGGCGATAGCGCCTTCATCTTTCTCCTCGCCCTGCTCCTCTTCGGCCCGAAGAAGCTGCCCGAGCTCGCGCGTCAACTGGGCAAGCTGATGGCCGAGTTCCGCCGCGCCTCTAACGAGTTCAAAATGCAGATGGAAGAGGAGCTGCGGATGGCCGAACAGGCCGAGCAGCAGAAGAAGATCGCCGCCATGGAGGCCGCGGCTCCCGCTGCTCCCGCGCTGACCGAAGGAACCGTGACAGAGAACACAATCGCCGCGCCGGTGAATGACGCTCCTGAGGCCCTGCCGTCTGGTACTGAGCCTCTGCCGATTGCGACCTCGGGGGAGTTGAACATGATGCCTCCATCGACAGGCCTGCCTGTCGCGAACGACTCCGTGGCGCACGCGTTCGATTCCGTACCGCACGTCGCTGACCCGGATCTGCCGCCCGCCGCAGCAGTCAGCGAGTCTACTCTGGCGCATGAGACGGCGGTGTTTGATCGCTCTGAGGGCCACACGCCCGATGCGCCGGACCACTTCCCGAACGAGGCCCCGATTCATGGCTGA
- the tatC gene encoding twin-arginine translocase subunit TatC, translated as MADLVDRARAAVTDRAELPGMTLMEHLDELRKRLIRSVIYLLIGFVVAYIFREQLYGIVSRPIDELHLPLNFAHPTDALNLYLKTSLVGGAILASPFILYQVWLFISPGMYSNEKRYVVPFMTATVTLFLAGAWFGYRWVLPGALKVLIGDFGKRFHPNIMIDDYTNFFLAVILGLGITFELPILIFFLSILGIVDAKFLVRHIRYAVLIIFVIAAIICPLPDPVSMCLFATPMLVLYLVGVGVAYVFNPSRRKAKEAKSA; from the coding sequence ATGGCTGATCTCGTTGACCGGGCCCGAGCCGCTGTGACTGACCGTGCCGAACTACCGGGTATGACCTTGATGGAGCACCTAGATGAGCTGCGCAAGCGGCTGATCCGCTCGGTGATCTATCTGCTCATCGGGTTCGTGGTGGCATATATCTTCCGCGAACAGCTCTACGGCATCGTATCGAGGCCAATCGATGAACTACACCTTCCTCTGAACTTCGCCCATCCGACCGACGCGCTAAACCTCTATCTGAAGACCTCTTTGGTCGGTGGAGCGATTCTCGCATCACCGTTCATCCTGTATCAGGTCTGGCTGTTCATCTCGCCGGGAATGTACTCCAACGAGAAGCGTTACGTCGTCCCGTTCATGACTGCGACAGTCACCCTCTTCCTCGCCGGGGCATGGTTCGGATACCGCTGGGTCCTGCCGGGCGCACTGAAGGTGCTGATCGGCGACTTCGGCAAGCGCTTTCATCCCAACATCATGATCGACGACTACACGAACTTCTTCCTGGCCGTGATTCTCGGGCTGGGGATTACGTTCGAGCTACCGATCCTGATCTTCTTTCTGTCGATCCTCGGAATCGTCGATGCAAAGTTCCTGGTACGCCACATCCGCTATGCGGTTCTGATCATCTTTGTGATCGCGGCGATCATCTGCCCGCTCCCCGATCCGGTGAGCATGTGCCTGTTCGCGACTCCAATGCTGGTGCTGTATCTGGTCGGCGTCGGCGTCGCATATGTCTTCAACCCCTCCCGTCGCAAAGCCAAAGAGGCCAAGTCCGCATGA
- a CDS encoding M28 family peptidase, which translates to MPTLAPAQAHKAAAKFSGQAAYGLTSEYITAAPHRWIGSPDHAKAEEFIKSHFKAEAAKGDFEADHFDANTPAGRLPMTNYIVRFPGKKDGVIVVASHYETNYPLRDINFVGANDGGSTTALLIELGNYMRAHPPEGYSVWLVFFDGEEAIQSWSDHDSLYGSRHLAAKWSANGTISKIKAFLLTDMIGDKDLNIDKDGNSTPWLLDTLAVAAKNTGHSSYIFRNPTEVSDDHLPFRQRGVPVLDIIDLDYGPPTQEHPEGGYHHTALDTLDKVSAHSLQIAGDLVIEMIRLVNLHG; encoded by the coding sequence TTGCCAACTCTGGCACCTGCTCAGGCCCATAAGGCCGCAGCGAAGTTCAGTGGGCAGGCGGCGTATGGCCTGACCAGCGAGTACATCACTGCGGCGCCGCATCGCTGGATCGGCTCGCCCGACCACGCCAAGGCTGAGGAGTTCATCAAGTCCCACTTCAAGGCAGAGGCGGCGAAGGGCGACTTCGAGGCCGACCACTTCGACGCCAACACGCCCGCCGGACGGCTTCCGATGACGAACTACATCGTCCGCTTTCCTGGCAAGAAGGACGGCGTGATCGTAGTCGCGAGTCACTACGAGACAAACTACCCGCTGCGCGACATCAACTTTGTGGGAGCCAACGATGGCGGCTCAACCACAGCGCTTCTCATTGAACTGGGAAACTACATGCGTGCACATCCGCCTGAGGGATACAGCGTCTGGCTGGTCTTCTTCGACGGCGAAGAGGCGATCCAGTCGTGGAGCGACCACGACTCGCTTTACGGCAGCCGTCATCTCGCGGCGAAGTGGTCCGCGAACGGAACGATTAGCAAGATCAAGGCGTTTCTGCTGACCGACATGATCGGGGACAAGGACCTGAACATCGACAAGGACGGGAACTCGACCCCATGGCTGCTGGACACGCTCGCCGTGGCAGCGAAAAATACCGGGCACTCGTCGTATATCTTCAGGAATCCTACCGAAGTGTCTGACGACCACCTGCCTTTCCGGCAGCGCGGCGTCCCTGTGCTGGACATCATCGACCTGGACTACGGCCCGCCGACGCAGGAGCACCCGGAGGGCGGATATCACCACACAGCGCTCGATACTCTGGATAAGGTGAGCGCACACTCCCTGCAGATTGCCGGCGATCTGGTCATAGAGATGATCCGCCTGGTCAATCTGCACGGCTGA
- the nadA gene encoding quinolinate synthase NadA, translating to MSVLMEEVAASTAAESAAEACSLENYLTQPDHTMDARIAAARATLGTDVVLLGHHYQRDEVIRFADYTGDSYKLSKIASQTDAKYMLFCGVHFMAETADVLARPWQQVILPDLNAGCSMADMAEIGQVEDCWDSLERAGLTGDLIPLTYMNSAAAIKAFCGEHGGLVCTSSNARGAFEWAFERGSRILFLPDQHLGRNTAFAMNIPLSEMVVWDPYQINGGVSPDRLRAAKVILWKGHCSVHQRFLPEHVDRVRRDYPEMQVIVHPECRWEVCQKADALGSTERIIEVIEKAPEGASFAVGTEIHLVNRLAKRFAPLGKRVITLDDSGCLCTTMYRISPQHLAWSLENLVAGHVVNRIQVDEDVKHWAKVALDRMLEVK from the coding sequence TTGAGCGTACTGATGGAAGAGGTCGCGGCATCGACCGCGGCAGAATCTGCAGCAGAAGCATGTTCCCTCGAGAACTACCTTACCCAGCCGGACCACACGATGGATGCGCGCATTGCAGCGGCGCGTGCCACGTTGGGAACCGACGTCGTCCTGCTGGGGCACCACTATCAGCGCGACGAGGTCATCCGCTTCGCCGACTACACTGGCGACAGCTACAAGCTCTCAAAGATCGCCTCGCAGACCGATGCAAAGTACATGCTCTTCTGCGGCGTGCACTTCATGGCGGAGACTGCCGATGTTCTCGCCCGCCCCTGGCAGCAGGTCATCCTGCCCGACCTCAACGCTGGCTGCTCGATGGCCGACATGGCCGAGATCGGCCAGGTCGAGGACTGCTGGGACTCGCTCGAGCGCGCCGGTCTCACAGGCGACCTGATTCCGCTCACCTACATGAACTCCGCGGCAGCGATCAAGGCGTTCTGCGGAGAGCACGGCGGCCTCGTCTGCACCTCGTCGAACGCTCGCGGAGCCTTCGAGTGGGCCTTCGAGCGCGGCAGCAGAATTCTCTTCCTGCCTGACCAGCACCTCGGCCGCAATACCGCGTTCGCCATGAATATTCCTCTCAGCGAGATGGTCGTCTGGGACCCGTACCAGATCAATGGGGGTGTCAGCCCCGACCGTCTGCGCGCGGCGAAGGTCATCCTCTGGAAGGGCCACTGCTCGGTCCATCAGCGCTTTCTCCCCGAGCACGTCGATCGCGTTCGTCGCGACTACCCTGAGATGCAGGTCATTGTGCATCCTGAGTGCCGCTGGGAGGTCTGCCAGAAGGCCGATGCACTGGGCTCGACCGAGCGCATCATCGAAGTCATTGAGAAGGCTCCAGAGGGCGCGAGCTTCGCCGTCGGCACGGAGATCCATCTCGTCAACCGGCTCGCCAAGCGGTTCGCCCCGCTGGGCAAGCGGGTCATAACGCTTGACGACTCCGGCTGCCTCTGCACGACGATGTATCGCATCTCGCCGCAGCATCTCGCCTGGTCGCTCGAAAACCTGGTTGCAGGCCACGTCGTCAACCGCATCCAGGTGGATGAGGATGTCAAGCATTGGGCGAAAGTTGCCCTTGATCGTATGCTTGAGGTGAAGTGA
- a CDS encoding DUF3761 domain-containing protein, giving the protein MKIAIRLMMVAAGFFVAQAGFSQAPAGSTGQCKDGTYTSSASKSGACHGHQGVKEWFATAPAASAAAAPKAAASATEAAPAAAASTAAAAPAKAASKASSTASMPQAAGGGPGMVWVNTASNVYHCPGSQYYGKTKQGAYMSEADAKAKGAHADHNHPCTK; this is encoded by the coding sequence ATGAAAATCGCAATTCGTCTCATGATGGTAGCCGCCGGGTTTTTCGTGGCCCAGGCCGGTTTTTCCCAGGCACCTGCCGGTTCCACGGGCCAGTGTAAGGACGGCACCTACACCAGTTCAGCAAGCAAGAGCGGCGCCTGCCATGGTCACCAGGGCGTCAAAGAGTGGTTTGCCACTGCACCTGCGGCTTCGGCCGCGGCGGCCCCGAAGGCGGCAGCCTCCGCTACAGAGGCTGCTCCCGCTGCCGCTGCATCAACAGCCGCTGCGGCTCCGGCCAAGGCTGCTTCCAAGGCTTCGTCCACGGCGAGCATGCCACAGGCGGCAGGCGGTGGCCCGGGAATGGTTTGGGTCAATACAGCCTCCAACGTCTACCACTGCCCCGGCTCGCAGTACTACGGCAAGACCAAGCAGGGCGCTTACATGTCAGAGGCCGACGCCAAAGCCAAGGGCGCTCACGCTGATCACAACCACCCCTGCACCAAGTAG